From Sodalis glossinidius str. 'morsitans', the proteins below share one genomic window:
- the ptsI gene encoding phosphoenolpyruvate-protein phosphotransferase PtsI, translated as MISGILASPGIAFGKALLLKEDEIVINRKKITADQVEQEVERFLAGRAKASAQLEAIKTKAGETFGEEKEAIFEGHIMLLEDEELEQDIIALIKEDLASADAAVYSVIETQAKALEELDDEYLKERATDVRDIGKRLLRNILAMPIIDLSAISEEAVLVAVDLTPSETAQLNLDKVLGFVTDIGGRTSHTSIMARSLELPAIVGTGNITKQIANGDYLILDAINNQIYINPEPAVIEELKALQSQYAAEKSELAKLKDLPAVTLDCHQVEVCANIGTVRDVAGAERNGAEGVGLYRTEFLFMNRDSLPGEEEQFQAYKAVAESMPTGSIIVRTMDIGGDKDLPYMNLPKEDNPFLGWRAIRIGLDRKEMLHAQLRAILRASAFGKLRIMYPMIISVEEVRTLKQELSLLKGQLREEGKAFDEGIEVGVMVETPAAAVIARHLAQEVDFFSIGTNDLTQYTLAVDRGNELISHLYNPMSPAVLTLIKQVIDASHAAGKWTGMCGELAGDERATLLLLGMGLDEFSMSAISIPRIKKIIRNTNFGDAKALAEEALAQPTAEELMNLVNKFIEEKTLC; from the coding sequence ATGATTTCAGGCATTTTAGCATCACCGGGCATCGCCTTTGGTAAAGCGCTGCTACTGAAGGAAGATGAGATTGTCATCAACCGGAAAAAGATCACCGCGGACCAGGTTGAGCAGGAAGTTGAACGTTTTCTTGCCGGACGTGCCAAAGCTTCCGCGCAATTGGAAGCGATCAAAACCAAAGCGGGTGAAACCTTCGGTGAAGAAAAGGAAGCCATCTTCGAAGGCCATATCATGTTATTGGAAGACGAAGAGCTTGAGCAGGACATCATAGCCCTTATCAAAGAAGATCTCGCCAGCGCGGATGCCGCAGTCTATTCCGTGATTGAAACGCAGGCCAAAGCGCTGGAAGAACTTGATGACGAATACCTTAAAGAACGCGCCACCGACGTGCGCGACATCGGTAAACGTTTATTACGCAACATCCTCGCGATGCCAATTATCGATCTGAGTGCCATCAGTGAGGAAGCCGTACTGGTCGCGGTGGATCTGACGCCGTCGGAAACCGCGCAGCTGAATCTGGATAAAGTTCTGGGTTTTGTCACCGATATCGGCGGCCGGACGTCCCATACGTCAATTATGGCGCGCTCGCTGGAGCTGCCGGCTATCGTGGGAACCGGCAACATTACCAAGCAGATCGCCAACGGCGATTATCTGATTCTGGATGCGATCAATAACCAGATCTACATCAATCCCGAACCGGCGGTGATCGAAGAGTTGAAAGCGCTGCAAAGCCAGTACGCCGCCGAGAAGAGCGAGCTGGCCAAACTCAAAGATCTGCCCGCCGTCACGCTTGATTGCCATCAAGTCGAAGTCTGCGCCAATATCGGTACCGTGCGCGACGTCGCGGGCGCCGAGCGCAACGGCGCAGAAGGGGTAGGCTTGTATCGCACCGAGTTTCTGTTTATGAACCGCGATTCCCTGCCGGGCGAAGAAGAGCAATTTCAGGCTTACAAAGCGGTGGCGGAATCCATGCCCACCGGCTCTATTATCGTGCGCACCATGGATATCGGCGGCGACAAAGATTTACCCTATATGAATTTGCCAAAAGAGGACAATCCGTTCCTCGGCTGGCGCGCCATCCGCATCGGGCTGGACCGTAAAGAAATGCTGCACGCTCAGCTACGCGCCATCCTGCGCGCCTCGGCGTTCGGCAAACTGCGCATTATGTATCCGATGATTATTTCGGTAGAAGAAGTGCGTACCCTGAAGCAGGAACTGTCGCTGTTGAAAGGCCAACTGCGTGAAGAGGGTAAGGCCTTCGACGAGGGCATTGAAGTCGGCGTGATGGTAGAAACGCCCGCCGCTGCGGTTATCGCACGCCATCTGGCACAGGAAGTCGATTTCTTTAGTATTGGGACAAACGATCTGACCCAGTATACTCTTGCCGTGGATCGCGGTAATGAGCTCATCTCTCATCTGTATAATCCCATGTCTCCGGCGGTACTGACATTAATCAAGCAAGTCATTGACGCGTCTCACGCTGCAGGCAAATGGACCGGCATGTGCGGCGAGCTGGCGGGAGATGAACGTGCTACACTACTGTTATTAGGGATGGGACTGGATGAATTCAGCATGAGTGCTATCTCTATCCCGCGCATCAAGAAAATTATTCGCAATACCAATTTTGGCGATGCAAAGGCATTAGCAGAGGAAGCATTAGCTCAGCCAACAGCGGAAGAGTTGATGAATCTAGTCAACAAATTTATTGAAGAAAAAACGCTCTGCTGA
- the cysA gene encoding sulfate/thiosulfate ABC transporter ATP-binding protein CysA, which translates to MSIAIDKVGKFFANSKVLNDISLDIASGEMVVLLGPSGSGKTTLLRIIAGLEHHNSGHLRFGGKDVSRVHARDRHVGFVFQHYALFRHMTVAENIAFGLTVLPRRERPSRAAIKQKVASLLDMVQLSHLAPRYPSQLSGGQKQRVALARALAVEPEILLLDEPFSALDAQVRKELRRWLRQLHEELKFTSVFVTHDQEEAMEVADRVVVMSHGNIEQVGTPQEVWREPASRFVLEFLGEVNRLDGDIRGAQLFVGPYHWPLNYASIYQGQVELFLRPWEMALSDQPTARCPLPVQIIDVSPRGHYWQLVVQPLGWHQHPLTVVASTETAGTPVRGERRYLGGQNARLYAGDKALQPVAFAESA; encoded by the coding sequence ATGAGTATAGCGATCGATAAGGTCGGCAAGTTTTTTGCCAACAGCAAAGTATTGAACGATATTTCGCTGGATATCGCCTCCGGGGAAATGGTCGTGCTGCTGGGACCGTCCGGCTCCGGTAAGACGACGCTTTTGCGCATCATCGCGGGGCTGGAACACCATAATAGCGGCCATCTCCGTTTCGGCGGCAAAGACGTCAGCCGGGTTCACGCCCGCGATCGTCACGTGGGGTTTGTGTTCCAGCATTACGCTCTGTTTCGCCATATGACCGTTGCCGAGAATATCGCTTTTGGCCTGACGGTTCTGCCGCGGCGCGAGCGTCCCAGCCGTGCTGCCATCAAGCAAAAAGTCGCCAGTCTGTTGGACATGGTGCAATTAAGCCATCTGGCCCCACGCTATCCTTCTCAGCTTTCCGGCGGTCAGAAGCAGCGCGTAGCGCTGGCACGCGCCCTGGCGGTAGAGCCGGAAATCTTGTTGCTCGACGAGCCGTTTAGCGCCCTGGATGCGCAGGTGCGTAAAGAGCTGCGCCGCTGGCTGCGCCAACTGCACGAAGAGCTCAAATTTACCAGCGTGTTCGTCACCCACGATCAGGAAGAGGCGATGGAAGTCGCGGATAGGGTAGTGGTGATGAGCCACGGCAATATTGAACAGGTGGGAACGCCGCAGGAGGTTTGGCGCGAACCGGCCAGCCGCTTTGTACTGGAGTTTCTGGGCGAGGTCAACCGGTTGGACGGCGACATTCGCGGTGCCCAGCTATTTGTCGGGCCGTACCACTGGCCGCTGAATTATGCGTCGATTTATCAGGGGCAGGTGGAACTCTTCTTGCGGCCGTGGGAAATGGCGTTAAGCGATCAGCCCACCGCACGCTGCCCGCTACCGGTACAAATCATTGATGTCAGTCCGCGCGGCCACTATTGGCAACTGGTTGTACAGCCGCTGGGCTGGCACCAGCACCCCCTGACGGTAGTGGCGTCCACGGAAACGGCCGGCACCCCTGTCCGCGGCGAACGCCGTTATTTGGGGGGGCAGAACGCCCGCCTTTATGCCGGGGATAAGGCCCTGCAGCCGGTGGCCTTCGCCGAAAGCGCCTGA
- the ptsH gene encoding phosphocarrier protein Hpr, whose amino-acid sequence MYQQEVTITAPNGLHTRPAAQFVKEAKGFSSEITVTSNGKSASAKSLFKLQTLGLTQGTVVTIAAEGEDEQKAVEHLVKLMAELE is encoded by the coding sequence ATGTACCAGCAAGAAGTTACGATTACTGCTCCTAACGGTCTGCATACCCGTCCCGCCGCCCAGTTTGTCAAGGAAGCTAAAGGCTTTAGTTCCGAAATCACCGTGACCTCCAATGGCAAAAGCGCGAGCGCCAAAAGCCTGTTCAAACTGCAAACCCTAGGCTTGACGCAAGGTACCGTCGTAACTATCGCCGCGGAAGGCGAGGATGAGCAAAAGGCGGTAGAACATTTGGTTAAACTGATGGCAGAGCTCGAGTAA
- the cysK gene encoding cysteine synthase A, which translates to MSKIYEDNSLTIGHTPLVRLNRIGNGRILAKVESRNPSFSVKCRIGANMIWDAEKRGVLKPGVELVEPTSGNTGIALAYVAAARGYKLTLTMPETMSSERRKLLKALGANLVLTDGPKGMKGSIAKAEEIVATDPARFLMLQQFSNPANPAIHEQTTGSEIWQDTDGEVDVFIAGVGTGGTITGVSRYLKNTQGKNVFTVAVEPTDSPVITQALAGDEIKPGPHKIQGIGAGFIPDNLDLKLIDRVEKITNDEAISTARRLMEEEGILAGISSGAAVAAALKLQAEEDFANKTIVVILPSSGERYLSTALFADLFTLPELQ; encoded by the coding sequence ATGAGCAAAATTTATGAAGACAATTCACTGACTATCGGCCATACTCCGCTGGTCCGTTTAAATCGTATCGGCAATGGTCGCATCCTGGCGAAGGTGGAATCCCGCAATCCCAGCTTCAGCGTCAAATGCCGCATCGGCGCGAATATGATCTGGGATGCGGAAAAACGGGGTGTGCTAAAACCGGGCGTAGAATTGGTGGAGCCCACCAGCGGCAATACCGGTATCGCCTTGGCCTATGTGGCGGCGGCCCGCGGCTACAAACTGACGCTGACTATGCCGGAAACTATGAGCAGCGAGCGCCGCAAGCTCCTCAAGGCTCTGGGCGCCAATCTGGTGCTGACAGACGGTCCGAAAGGGATGAAAGGCTCCATCGCCAAGGCAGAGGAGATTGTCGCGACCGATCCTGCGCGTTTCTTGATGCTGCAGCAGTTCAGTAACCCGGCCAACCCCGCCATCCACGAACAGACTACCGGTTCGGAGATTTGGCAGGATACCGACGGCGAAGTGGACGTGTTTATCGCGGGCGTGGGCACCGGCGGCACGATTACCGGCGTTAGCCGTTATCTGAAAAATACCCAGGGTAAGAATGTGTTCACGGTCGCGGTGGAGCCGACCGACTCCCCCGTCATCACCCAGGCGCTGGCCGGCGATGAAATCAAGCCCGGCCCGCACAAAATCCAGGGGATTGGCGCCGGCTTCATCCCCGATAATCTGGACTTGAAGCTTATCGATCGGGTAGAAAAAATTACCAACGATGAAGCGATCAGCACCGCGCGTCGTCTGATGGAAGAAGAAGGCATTCTGGCCGGCATCTCCTCCGGCGCCGCCGTTGCGGCAGCATTGAAACTGCAGGCCGAGGAGGACTTCGCCAACAAGACTATCGTGGTGATCCTGCCCTCTTCCGGCGAACGTTACCTCAGCACCGCCCTGTTTGCCGATCTGTTTACTTTACCTGAATTACAATAA
- the cysM gene encoding cysteine synthase CysM translates to MKTLEHCIGNTPLVKLQRMAPAGGGEIWLKMEGNNPAGSVKDRAALSMIQQAERRGEIAPGDVLIEATSGNTGIALAMIAALKDYRLKLLMPDNMSIERQEAMRAYGAELILVDHVMGMEGARDRARAIAQATGGKVMDQFNNPDNPLAHFTTTGPEIWRQTDGRISHFVSSMGTTGTIMGVSRFLKFRRPDVTIVGLQPAPGSSIPGIRRWPSAYLPAIFDPTLVDLTLDIDQEAAENTQRRLAREEGIFCGVSSGGAVAGALRVAAKAPGSLVVAVCCDRGDRYLSTGIFHSD, encoded by the coding sequence GTGAAGACGCTTGAACATTGCATAGGCAACACCCCGCTCGTAAAGCTCCAGCGTATGGCTCCCGCCGGCGGCGGCGAAATCTGGCTGAAGATGGAAGGCAACAATCCGGCGGGATCGGTGAAAGATCGCGCAGCGTTATCCATGATCCAGCAGGCGGAACGGCGCGGCGAGATTGCGCCCGGTGATGTGTTAATTGAGGCGACCAGCGGCAATACCGGCATCGCCCTAGCGATGATTGCCGCGCTGAAGGACTATCGCCTGAAACTACTGATGCCGGACAATATGAGTATCGAGCGGCAGGAGGCGATGCGCGCCTACGGGGCTGAATTGATTTTGGTGGATCACGTCATGGGCATGGAGGGCGCGCGCGATCGGGCACGCGCCATTGCTCAGGCGACGGGTGGGAAAGTCATGGATCAATTCAATAACCCCGATAATCCGCTGGCGCATTTTACCACCACCGGTCCGGAAATCTGGCGTCAAACCGACGGGCGCATCAGTCATTTTGTCTCCAGCATGGGCACCACCGGCACCATCATGGGCGTCAGCCGATTTCTTAAATTCCGGCGGCCGGACGTGACCATCGTCGGGCTTCAGCCGGCGCCGGGCAGCAGCATTCCCGGCATCCGCCGCTGGCCGTCCGCTTACCTGCCGGCTATTTTTGACCCTACGCTGGTGGACTTGACTCTGGATATCGACCAAGAGGCAGCGGAAAACACCCAGCGCCGTCTGGCCCGGGAAGAAGGCATTTTCTGCGGCGTCAGCTCAGGCGGCGCGGTAGCCGGCGCATTGCGCGTGGCCGCGAAGGCGCCGGGCAGTCTGGTGGTCGCCGTCTGCTGCGATCGTGGCGATCGTTATCTGTCCACGGGCATTTTTCACTCAGACTGA
- a CDS encoding phage integrase Arm DNA-binding domain-containing protein, translating to MGRPRKYNVTIPGLSCFIDKRTKRVYWRYKHPVTGKFHGLGTDEDSAREIAVEANTRLAEHKMGQLFTARDNISKHIGEGISVSGWLDRYWEIQEERQRIGEIKAITVNQKKNPVNVMRQHLGNKIISEVTVRDVTEILNDYKIRGLNGMAKVVRSLMIDVFKEAQQAGEVPPGYNPAQASRQPRVKVERQRLALEEWRGIYDRAGSLPPYLQKAMLLAIVTVQRLGDISNMKFSDVWDNHLHVIQNKTGSRIAIPLSIQCKAINITLSEIISMCRDSIVSPYLLHHHHSVARAKRGGRIQEQTITGAFSAARDASGIKWKEGTPPTFHEQRSLSERLYREQGIDTKSLLGHKNQQMTDKYNDDRGRNWTVIAV from the coding sequence ATGGGACGTCCACGTAAATATAACGTCACTATTCCTGGCTTGTCGTGCTTTATCGACAAGAGAACAAAACGTGTTTACTGGCGTTACAAGCACCCTGTAACCGGCAAATTTCACGGGCTTGGAACAGATGAAGACTCTGCCAGAGAAATTGCAGTAGAGGCTAACACTCGTCTAGCTGAACATAAGATGGGACAACTATTTACTGCTCGTGACAATATCAGTAAACACATTGGAGAAGGTATTTCTGTTAGCGGTTGGCTTGACCGCTATTGGGAAATACAAGAAGAGCGTCAACGGATCGGTGAAATCAAAGCCATTACCGTCAATCAGAAAAAAAATCCTGTTAACGTGATGCGTCAACATCTTGGCAATAAGATTATTTCAGAAGTAACTGTGAGAGATGTAACAGAGATATTGAATGATTATAAAATCCGTGGATTAAATGGAATGGCTAAAGTAGTGCGTAGCCTAATGATAGATGTTTTTAAAGAGGCACAGCAAGCAGGAGAAGTTCCCCCCGGATACAACCCTGCACAAGCATCTCGGCAGCCACGAGTTAAAGTTGAACGTCAGAGGTTAGCACTTGAAGAATGGAGAGGTATTTATGACCGTGCAGGTTCGTTACCGCCTTACCTACAGAAAGCAATGCTACTCGCTATAGTCACGGTACAAAGACTTGGGGATATATCAAACATGAAATTTTCTGATGTATGGGATAATCATTTGCATGTCATTCAGAATAAAACCGGATCACGTATTGCCATTCCCTTATCTATTCAATGCAAAGCCATTAATATTACTTTATCAGAAATTATTTCCATGTGCCGTGATAGCATTGTCAGCCCATATCTTTTACACCATCATCATTCAGTAGCTAGAGCAAAACGCGGTGGCCGAATTCAAGAACAAACAATCACTGGCGCGTTTAGTGCCGCTAGAGATGCGAGCGGCATCAAATGGAAGGAAGGCACACCTCCAACATTTCATGAACAACGTTCTTTATCTGAACGTTTATACAGAGAGCAAGGAATAGATACGAAATCGTTGCTTGGCCATAAAAACCAGCAAATGACCGATAAGTACAATGATGATAGAGGCCGTAATTGGACTGTGATTGCTGTGTAA
- the crr gene encoding PTS glucose transporter subunit IIA, whose protein sequence is MGLFDKLKSLVSDDKKDTGSIEIVAPLSGEIVNIEDVPDVVFAEKIVGDGIAIKPSGNKMVAPVDGTIGKIFETNHAFSIESDSGIELFVHFGIDTVELKGEGFRRIAEEGQRVKKGDVVIEFDLPLLEEKAKSTLTPVVISNMDEIKELVKLSGSVVVGETPIIRIRK, encoded by the coding sequence ATGGGTTTGTTCGATAAACTGAAATCTCTGGTTTCCGATGACAAGAAAGACACGGGAAGCATTGAAATAGTTGCACCTCTTTCGGGGGAAATTGTAAACATTGAAGATGTTCCTGACGTGGTTTTCGCTGAAAAGATCGTGGGCGATGGAATCGCCATCAAGCCCAGCGGCAATAAAATGGTCGCCCCGGTAGACGGCACGATCGGTAAAATTTTCGAGACTAATCACGCTTTCTCCATCGAATCCGACAGCGGCATTGAGCTGTTTGTTCATTTCGGTATCGATACCGTTGAGCTGAAAGGCGAAGGATTCCGCCGTATTGCTGAAGAAGGTCAACGCGTGAAAAAAGGTGACGTTGTGATTGAGTTCGATCTGCCGTTGCTGGAAGAAAAAGCGAAATCGACCCTGACACCGGTGGTTATTTCCAATATGGATGAAATCAAAGAACTGGTGAAATTGTCTGGCAGCGTCGTGGTCGGCGAAACCCCGATCATCCGCATCCGCAAGTAG